From the Haemophilus parainfluenzae genome, the window AGGTCCCAAGGGTATGGCTGTTCGCCATTTAAAGTGGTACGCGAGCTGGGTTTAGAACGTCGTGAGACAGTTCGGTCCCTATCTGCCGTGGGCGTTGGAGAATTGATTGGGGCTGCTCCTAGTACGAGAGGACCGGAGTGGACGCACCACTGGTGTTCCGGTTGTGTCGCCAGACGCATTGCCGGGTAGCTAAGTGCGGAAGAGATAAGTGCTGAAAGCATCTAAGCACGAAACTTGCCAAGAGATGAGTTCTCCCTGTTTTTAAGACAGTAAGGGTTGTTTAAGACTAAGACGTAGATAGGTCTGGTGTGTAAGCGGTGCGAGCCGTTGAGCTAACAGATACTAATTGCCCGAGAGGCTTAACTATACAACGCTCAAGGGTTTTTGAGGTTGTAAGACTAAAATAAAAGACTCAGAGAAGAAAGAGAAAGTTTTAAGGTGAATCAGCTTGTTTGGTTGTGAGCACTAGAGATAGTGAGAGCAGAGTAGAGAAAAGTTATTAAAGGAATAATCCTGGCGGCGATAGAGCGGTGGTCCCACCTGACCCCATACCGAACTCAGAAGTGAAACGCCGATGCGCCGATGGTAGTGTGGGGGTTCCCCATGTGAGAGTAGGACACCGCCAGGTACTGAATGAATAACCCCGAGCTGAATGGCTTGGGGTTTTTGTTTATGGATTTTTATTAAAAATTATATAGAATGATCTCAATTTTATTTCTCAATATAAACCATGAAAAACTTTAGATATTTTGCGCAACGTTATGTTGATTGGGTCATTCGATTAGGTCGAGTCCGTTTCTCTTTACTTGGTATCGTGATTCTTGCGATTTTAGCTATCTGTATACAAATCTTATTAAGTACATTACTTAGTGATGGTATTCACTGGAGTGACATTGTTCGCTCGATCACGTTTGGTTTATTTACCGCTCCTTTTGTTATTTATTTTTTTACGCTACTAGTTGAACGATTAGAACGTTCCCGTTTAGAGCTCTCTAAAACGCTTGCGCGATTAGAAAAAAATAGTCGTGATAAAAGTACCTTACTGGCGACGATTAGTCATGAATTACGTACGCCTTTAAATGGGATCATTGGGCTTAGTCGAATTTTATTGGATGATAAATTAACAGAACAACAGCAAAATTACCTCAATACAATTAATCTAAGTGCGGTCAGTTTAGGTCATATTTTTAGTGATATTATTGATTTAGATAAGATCGACTCCAAACGCATTGAATTAAATATTCAACCCTGTGATTTTCATTCGCTGCTTAATGATTTTTATAATTTTGGGACCTTGATGGCGGAACAAAAGGGGCTTAAATTCTCTTTAATACAGGATGAGAATTTACCTAATTGGCTTTATCTCGACCGTGCTCGTCTTAGCCAAATTCTTTGGAATTTAATTAGTAATGCCGTCAAATTCACTGATAAAGGTGAAGTTATTCTAAGGGTGCAGAAAATGCAAGATAATCAGTATCAATTTAGTGTTACTGATACCGGGGCTGGTATTGCACCTTGTGAACTAGATAAGATTTTTACCATGTATTATCAGGTTAAAGATAATATTCATCGTTCTGCAGGAAGTGGCATCGGCCTTGCGATTTCTAAGAATTTAGCTCAATTAATGCAAGGGGATTTAACGGTTGAAAGTGAATTGGAAAAAGGTTCAACCTTTTACTTAACGATCATTGCAGAAAAAGCTCAGGCTCATGATGGTAATGCTGAAAAAGCCATGCAGCATCTTTCTATTTTATTAGTAGAAGACGTTGAATTGAATGTGGTTGTGGCTAAAAGTATTCTTGAAAAGCAAGGCCATTATGTTGATGTAGCGATGAATGGTGAACAGGCTATCCAATTATTTGAGAAAAATACTTATGATATTGTTTTTCTTGATATTAAGTTACCAGATATGTCAGGCTTTGATATTGCATACTATTTACGTAAAAACTATGAAGAAGGGATTTATGATTTTCTCCCACCTTTAATTGCTTTTACGGCAAACGTTATGCACAGCGAAGAGGAATATCAAAATCAGGGTATGGATGGCGTGTTGCGTAAGCCTCTTTCTCTGACGGAATTACGTCAGTGTTTTAAAACATTCTTAGGTGATGATATCGAGACTACCTCTGATGAAGAAGAACTATCTCAAGTTCAAGAAGGTATTAATATTTCACTTATTGAGTTAATTGGAAAATCACAAGCTAAAGCTAATGTAGAGTTATTCAAACAGTGGATGCCAATTTATTTGGATGAATTGGAAACGGCGTATGAAGATTATCTTACAAACGCAGATATGCAACAGATGGTGTCAGATGTGGCACATAAAATAAAAGGGGCTGCAGCATCAGTGGGGCTTGTTAATGTTCAAAATATCGCCAAATTGGCTCAAGACACGTCATTACCTAATTGGGCATCTGATATTGCTTTATGGATAAAGCAACTCAGTAATGAATGGTTTCAAAATGTAGCTGAATTAGAAGCATATTTAGAAAAATAATTCATGACACGTCATTTTCAAATTTTGATCAGTGAGAATATGCCGTCTAATTTGCCGGCAAATACCTTGATCATTAATGAATTTTCTAAAATTCAAAATCTTCTTGGGCAAGAGTTTGAGACGATCTTGTTTGATGCACGTAAATGTATCCATTTAGAGGCGCTCGCCATTGCGGCTGGTACATTGAAAATGAATGGTGCCTTAATTGTCTTGCTATCAAATTGGGAGAAACTTCATTCCCAATTAGATGAAGATAGTCTTCGTTGGTCAGGTTCGCTTGAGACAATTGCAACGCCAAGATTTATGACATATTTTAAGCATTGTATTCATAAATATGGTTTTCCTGTTCTTTATCATCAAAATGATTTAAAATTTGATCGCACTTTTCAGCAGTCATTTGTAAATCATAATGCGACCTTAGATCAGCAGAAAATCATTGACCGAATCTTACAAAAAGAATCTGAACTCTACTTTCTTACCGCTAAACGAGGAAGAGGGAAATCAGCCCTCGCAGGCTTATTAGCAAATCAACTCGATACAAAAATTTACCTCACCGCGCCGAATAAAAGTGCGGTCAAAATTTTGTCTGAATTTTCAGAAAAAGAGATTATCTTTATTGCACCAGATGAGCTTTTCCTTGCTTTGCAACATGATCCTTCTTTTTCTGAGAATGCGTGGCTTTTTCTGGATGAAGCAGCAATGTTGCCGATTGCTCAACTTACTGCTTTTTCCCACCATTTTAAGCATATTTTATTTACGACGACCATACATAGTTATGAGGGAACAGGACGAGGCTTTGAGCTTAAATTTAAGCAAAAAATTAACCGCACTTTCTCTGACTTTGAGCTTATTGAACCGCTACGTTGGTCGAAAGATGATGCTTTAGAGGCATTTATCGATGAGCTTTTATTATTGAATGTAGAGGATGAGTTTAGACAAACAGCATACGATAAAAGCAAGTTCTGTCAAATTACTGAATGCTCACAAGAGGAAATACTTTCTTCATTGCCTCAATTCTATGGGTTGATGACATTAGCTCATTATCGTACATCACCATTAGATCTCCGGCGATTGTTTGATGCCAATTTACAGTGCTTTTTTACTGCTGAAAGCGAACAAAATTTACTGGGCGCAGTGTGGGCATTAGAAGAAGGTGGAATTGAGGATTCATCGCTTATAGAAGCTATTCAGCTGGGTATAAGACGCCCGAAAGGCAATCTCGTGCCACAAGCACTTTGTTTTCATGCTCAGCTACAAAAGGCTTGTGAATTACATTCTTTACGCATTTCAAGAATTGCGGTTCAGCCTATGTGGCAGCAACATGGTATTGGTAGACAACTCATTGAATATATTACACTAAATTCCGATGTGGATTATTTATCAGTGAGTTTCGGTTATACCAAAGAACTGGCTCAATTTTGGCAGAAGTGTGGTTTTTCTCTTGTTCATTTAGGCGAGCATTTAGAGGCGAGCAGTGGTTGTTACTCTGCGATTGCGCTAAAAGGGCTTTCTGCACAAGGGATTGAATTAGAAAAAAGAGCAAAGCAATCTTTTCAACGGAATATACCGTTATCTTTCCATCCACTTGCTCAGGTATTTAATACCACATCAGTAGATTGGGAATTGCTTGATGAAGATTGGTTAAGCCTAAAAAACTTCGCTTATTTTCACCGCTCTTTAGCTTCCGCTTTGCCGGCAATTCGTCGATTTTTAATGAATTTAGATGAAAAAGATTGTCCTTTAATGCGAGATTATTTCATCACAAAACAGATACCCTATAGTAAGAAAAATGGGTTAAAATCATTACGTTCTGAAATTGCACAAAAATTAAAAAAGGAGGCAAGATGAGCGAACAAGAAAAAAAAGGTTGGTTTCGCAAAGCCGTAGATGAATATAATAAATTTTGCAAAGAGCTTGGTTTAGATAAAGGAGCTTGTCGAGGTTGTATGCCACGTATCGAATTCGATGATGATGGGCATGTAAAAAAAGAGAAGCCACTTGAATCACTCAAAAAATAGGAGAAACAGGGTTATTAACCCTGTTTTTTTATACAGATAATTATTGAAAAGTAGAGTGAATTTGCTAAACTAACTCGCTGTCCAAATAAAAAAATGAGATAAAATTGACCGCACCTATGAAAACAACCTATTTTAATTTTGATATTCCCACTCAGCCAAATGACCATAAAATTCTTGGCAACGTATTAACGGGTGCTGATGCACTTGCGATTAGTGAAATTACTGAGCAATATGATGGATTGACAGTGGTCGTGGCACCAGATACTAAAAGTGCGGTTCGTTTATCACAAGTTTTACCGGATTTAACTTCTCAGCCCGTTCAGTTTTTTCCTGATTGGGAAACGTTGCCTTACGATTCTTTTTCGCCTCATCAAGAAATTATTTCTTCTCGTTTAAGTGCGCTATTTCATTTGCAAAATACTAAAAAAGGCATCTTTGTTTTGCCGATTAGCACATTAATGCAGCGAGTGTGTCCGCCGAAATATCTACAGCATAATGTCCTTTTGATTAAAAAAGGTGATCGTCTTGTCATTGAAAAATTGCGATTACAATTAGAGTCAGCAGGATATCGTTCCGTAGAGCAAGTACTAGAACATGGTGAATATGCTGTGCGCGGATCACTTTTAGATCTTTTCCCAATGGGAAGTGCAGTTCCATTTCGTTTAGATTTTTTTGATGATGAAATTGATTCGATTCGTACTTTTGATGTCGATACGCAGCGAACGTTAGATGAAATTCAATCTATTAATTTATTACCTGCACACGAATTTCCAACAGATGAGAAAGGCATTGAATTTTTCCGTACACA encodes:
- a CDS encoding tRNA(Met) cytidine acetyltransferase TmcA; translated protein: MTRHFQILISENMPSNLPANTLIINEFSKIQNLLGQEFETILFDARKCIHLEALAIAAGTLKMNGALIVLLSNWEKLHSQLDEDSLRWSGSLETIATPRFMTYFKHCIHKYGFPVLYHQNDLKFDRTFQQSFVNHNATLDQQKIIDRILQKESELYFLTAKRGRGKSALAGLLANQLDTKIYLTAPNKSAVKILSEFSEKEIIFIAPDELFLALQHDPSFSENAWLFLDEAAMLPIAQLTAFSHHFKHILFTTTIHSYEGTGRGFELKFKQKINRTFSDFELIEPLRWSKDDALEAFIDELLLLNVEDEFRQTAYDKSKFCQITECSQEEILSSLPQFYGLMTLAHYRTSPLDLRRLFDANLQCFFTAESEQNLLGAVWALEEGGIEDSSLIEAIQLGIRRPKGNLVPQALCFHAQLQKACELHSLRISRIAVQPMWQQHGIGRQLIEYITLNSDVDYLSVSFGYTKELAQFWQKCGFSLVHLGEHLEASSGCYSAIALKGLSAQGIELEKRAKQSFQRNIPLSFHPLAQVFNTTSVDWELLDEDWLSLKNFAYFHRSLASALPAIRRFLMNLDEKDCPLMRDYFITKQIPYSKKNGLKSLRSEIAQKLKKEAR
- a CDS encoding ATP-binding protein; protein product: MKNFRYFAQRYVDWVIRLGRVRFSLLGIVILAILAICIQILLSTLLSDGIHWSDIVRSITFGLFTAPFVIYFFTLLVERLERSRLELSKTLARLEKNSRDKSTLLATISHELRTPLNGIIGLSRILLDDKLTEQQQNYLNTINLSAVSLGHIFSDIIDLDKIDSKRIELNIQPCDFHSLLNDFYNFGTLMAEQKGLKFSLIQDENLPNWLYLDRARLSQILWNLISNAVKFTDKGEVILRVQKMQDNQYQFSVTDTGAGIAPCELDKIFTMYYQVKDNIHRSAGSGIGLAISKNLAQLMQGDLTVESELEKGSTFYLTIIAEKAQAHDGNAEKAMQHLSILLVEDVELNVVVAKSILEKQGHYVDVAMNGEQAIQLFEKNTYDIVFLDIKLPDMSGFDIAYYLRKNYEEGIYDFLPPLIAFTANVMHSEEEYQNQGMDGVLRKPLSLTELRQCFKTFLGDDIETTSDEEELSQVQEGINISLIELIGKSQAKANVELFKQWMPIYLDELETAYEDYLTNADMQQMVSDVAHKIKGAAASVGLVNVQNIAKLAQDTSLPNWASDIALWIKQLSNEWFQNVAELEAYLEK
- a CDS encoding DUF5363 domain-containing protein, coding for MSEQEKKGWFRKAVDEYNKFCKELGLDKGACRGCMPRIEFDDDGHVKKEKPLESLKK